The following are from one region of the Sandaracinus amylolyticus genome:
- a CDS encoding endonuclease V produces MIACVDVDYRDHEAFAACVVADEWTSATAREEHVVRIDEVAPYEPGRFYLRELPCLRAVLARVTVSIEVVIVDGQVWLDEDRPGLGARLYEALGATIPVVGVAKTEYRGATRVIEVCRGESKSPLYVSAIGMDASDAAAKVRAMHGPYRMPTLLARVDRVARDA; encoded by the coding sequence GTGATCGCGTGTGTCGACGTCGACTATCGCGATCACGAGGCGTTCGCGGCGTGCGTGGTCGCGGACGAGTGGACGTCGGCGACCGCGCGCGAGGAGCACGTGGTGCGCATCGACGAGGTCGCGCCGTACGAGCCCGGCAGGTTCTATCTGCGCGAGCTGCCGTGCCTGCGCGCGGTGCTCGCGCGCGTGACCGTGTCGATCGAGGTGGTGATCGTCGACGGGCAGGTGTGGCTCGACGAGGATCGCCCAGGGCTCGGCGCGCGCTTGTACGAGGCGCTCGGCGCGACGATCCCGGTGGTCGGCGTCGCCAAGACGGAGTACCGCGGCGCGACGCGCGTGATCGAGGTGTGCCGCGGCGAGAGCAAGAGCCCCCTCTACGTGAGCGCGATCGGCATGGACGCGAGCGACGCCGCGGCGAAGGTGCGCGCGATGCACGGCCCCTATCGCATGCCGACGTTGCTCGCGCGCGTGGACCGCGTCGCCCG